Proteins found in one Abyssibius alkaniclasticus genomic segment:
- a CDS encoding pyridoxal phosphate-dependent aminotransferase, translating into MAFLADRLAAVKPSPTVAITARAGALKREGRDIIALSAGEPDFDTPAHIGAAGKAAIDAGKTRYTAPDGIVELKEAIARKFARENGLTYGLDQIIVGTGGKQVLFNALLATLNADDEVLIPAPYWVSYPDIVEMCGARPVVLPCPAEQGFKLSPAALEAAITPATKWLIFNSPSNPTGAGYSADELRAITDVLLRHPHVWILSDDMYEHIAYPGFTFVTPAQVEPQLHGRTLTLNGVSKAYAMTGWRIGYAGAPKVLIDAMRMVQGQSTTNPSSISQWAAVAALDGPQDYIAESCAAFLRRRDLVVAALNAIDGLSCPTPEGAFYVYPSIAGLIGRRTPSGVEIASDADFVRELLEATGVAVVHGAAFGLSPHFRVSYAAADEVLADACARIARFCKGLT; encoded by the coding sequence ATGGCATTTCTGGCAGACAGGCTGGCGGCGGTGAAGCCATCGCCCACCGTGGCGATTACCGCGCGGGCAGGGGCGTTGAAGCGCGAGGGGCGCGATATTATTGCGCTAAGCGCGGGTGAGCCGGATTTTGATACGCCCGCCCATATTGGCGCGGCGGGCAAGGCGGCGATTGATGCGGGCAAAACCCGCTACACCGCGCCCGACGGGATTGTGGAGCTTAAGGAAGCGATTGCGCGCAAGTTTGCGCGCGAGAATGGGCTGACCTACGGCCTCGACCAGATCATCGTCGGCACGGGCGGCAAACAGGTGCTGTTCAACGCGCTGCTGGCCACGCTGAATGCGGACGACGAGGTGCTGATCCCCGCGCCCTATTGGGTGAGCTACCCCGATATCGTCGAGATGTGCGGCGCACGCCCCGTGGTGCTGCCCTGCCCGGCGGAACAGGGCTTCAAGCTCAGCCCCGCGGCGCTGGAGGCGGCGATTACCCCGGCCACGAAATGGCTGATCTTCAACTCGCCCTCCAACCCCACGGGTGCTGGCTATTCGGCCGACGAGCTGCGCGCCATCACCGATGTGCTGCTGCGCCATCCGCATGTGTGGATTCTGTCCGATGATATGTATGAACATATTGCCTATCCAGGTTTTACCTTCGTAACCCCCGCGCAGGTGGAACCGCAGCTTCATGGCCGCACACTCACGCTCAACGGTGTGTCCAAAGCCTATGCGATGACCGGCTGGCGCATCGGCTATGCGGGCGCACCGAAGGTTTTGATTGATGCGATGCGCATGGTGCAGGGGCAGTCGACGACCAACCCTTCGAGCATTTCGCAATGGGCGGCGGTGGCGGCGCTGGATGGGCCGCAGGACTATATTGCTGAAAGCTGCGCGGCGTTTTTGCGGCGGCGCGATCTGGTCGTGGCGGCGCTGAACGCGATTGACGGGCTAAGCTGCCCCACGCCCGAAGGCGCGTTTTACGTTTATCCAAGCATTGCGGGGCTGATCGGCAGGCGCACGCCAAGCGGCGTAGAAATCGCCAGTGACGCGGATTTTGTGCGCGAATTGCTCGAGGCGACGGGCGTCGCCGTTGTGCATGGCGCGGCCTTTGGGCTGAGCCCGCATTTCAGGGTGTCTTATGCTGCGGCCGATGAGGTTCTGGCTGATGCTTGCGCGCGCATCGCGCGGTTTTGCAAGGGTTTGACATGA
- a CDS encoding dihydrodipicolinate synthase family protein, with product MTLPKGIVAPILTPFNDDLRIAHDLYLPHAKALLEGGCGGLSPFGTTGEALSVASAERVEAIKRLIAGGVPAHKLVPGTGLTNLPETADLSRKCLDMGCAAVMVLPPFYFKGVPEDGLYAYFSALIAAIGDDARIVLYHIPQVAGVGIPASLAARLRADFPAQIVGIKDSSGDWENTAALLEIPGLAVFPGSELPMIDALARGARGTISATANINPEGLAEAFALWIAGDGAGAQARHDVNRALRLLVQGGTQIADMKRLLALAKGDARWANTRPPLLPTAADAGAAQLAKLRSAFNLPLLRG from the coding sequence ATGACGCTTCCCAAGGGCATTGTCGCCCCGATTCTGACCCCGTTCAATGATGATCTGCGCATCGCGCATGACCTGTATCTGCCCCATGCCAAGGCGCTGCTCGAAGGCGGCTGCGGCGGCCTGTCGCCCTTTGGCACCACGGGCGAGGCGCTTTCGGTGGCCAGCGCCGAGCGGGTTGAGGCGATCAAGCGGCTCATCGCAGGCGGCGTGCCCGCCCATAAGCTTGTGCCGGGCACCGGGCTGACAAACCTGCCCGAAACCGCCGATCTGTCGCGCAAATGCCTGGATATGGGCTGTGCGGCGGTGATGGTTTTGCCGCCTTTTTACTTCAAAGGTGTGCCAGAAGACGGGCTTTATGCCTATTTTTCTGCGCTGATTGCCGCCATTGGCGATGATGCGCGCATCGTGCTTTACCACATTCCGCAGGTGGCGGGTGTTGGCATTCCGGCAAGCCTTGCGGCGCGGCTGCGCGCTGATTTTCCGGCGCAGATTGTCGGCATCAAGGATTCCTCGGGTGATTGGGAGAATACTGCCGCCCTGCTTGAAATTCCGGGGCTGGCGGTGTTCCCCGGCTCGGAATTGCCAATGATCGATGCGCTGGCGCGGGGCGCACGCGGCACGATTTCCGCCACCGCCAATATCAACCCCGAAGGGCTGGCCGAGGCTTTTGCGCTGTGGATTGCCGGTGATGGTGCCGGGGCGCAGGCGCGGCATGATGTGAACCGCGCGCTTCGCCTGCTTGTGCAGGGCGGCACGCAGATCGCCGATATGAAGCGGCTTCTGGCGCTGGCCAAAGGCGATGCGCGCTGGGCCAATACACGCCCGCCCCTGCTGCCCACAGCCGCCGATGCCGGGGCTGCGCAGCTTGCAAAACTGCGCAGCGCGTTCAACCTGCCGCTGCTGCGGGGGTAA
- a CDS encoding serine/threonine-protein kinase gives MNESETRGTLQPGEILNNTYVIDMLVGLGGTGEVYRAHNKVTGRLLAVKILRREFAADENFINLMRREASVLHEVVDDAVVRYYDLLESDTHGGFVFLVMEFIEGPSLAQIIKEKGPMAPADLMKIAGRVAKGLKAAHDKKAFHRDLSPDNVILRDSSPDKAVLIDFGIARDVNENAQTVVGDGFAGKYQYASPEQMDGKVDARSDLYSLGITLLTGFRGKPMGVGASLMEIVQTKMKAVDTSDIPEPLGGLIARLVAPRPEDRFQSALAVIQALRSGAPAPDSEATVIAPRVTTTPGAYQSQTGRGAVSLPAEPTSTGRKGGGLKWLFVLLLLGAIGGGGWYFGLGPGKEMVFGPQFPIEENWQFEARFAGGNLQVQGFVQGPEAAAELRSALGLATDAGDLQNASGAPISDWETRLAALVAAARPLPEWSLAVDGLNARIEGTAQDDAQSDAVSAGLRAAATSAGMTVSIALRSESQPLALADVEAAIKRYETCGPLRPSGGDGVALQATDRLAVSGIIAREGDIDVLRTALDDVLDGRAVDFNLAVLNEPVCLVDNLLPSRSSIVVNLDFLYGDREGEARDGVYYLGENPVIDVTLPASAVGYLTAFYVDQEGQVFHLLPHMARPENNLVRLGEIDGALRRVRLTWPVAEASTSQLGFNVVEPVGTNMVVAIVSDTPLFDRLRPRAESVSAFMDAFREKAAFLQLGTTMVTRRYLVTDK, from the coding sequence GTGAACGAGTCTGAAACCAGAGGCACGTTGCAGCCCGGCGAGATTTTGAACAACACCTATGTGATTGACATGCTCGTCGGGCTTGGCGGCACGGGCGAGGTGTATCGCGCGCATAACAAGGTGACGGGCCGGCTTCTGGCGGTGAAGATTCTGCGGCGCGAATTTGCGGCGGATGAGAATTTCATCAACCTGATGCGGCGCGAGGCTTCGGTCTTGCACGAGGTCGTGGATGATGCGGTGGTGCGCTATTACGACCTGCTTGAAAGCGACACGCATGGCGGGTTTGTCTTTCTGGTGATGGAGTTCATCGAAGGCCCGTCGCTGGCGCAGATCATCAAGGAAAAAGGGCCGATGGCCCCGGCTGACCTGATGAAAATCGCCGGGCGCGTGGCCAAGGGTTTGAAGGCCGCGCATGACAAGAAGGCCTTCCACCGCGACCTTTCGCCCGACAATGTGATCTTGCGCGACAGCTCGCCCGACAAGGCGGTGCTGATAGATTTTGGCATTGCGCGCGATGTGAACGAGAATGCGCAAACCGTGGTGGGTGACGGGTTTGCCGGCAAATACCAATATGCCTCGCCCGAGCAGATGGATGGCAAGGTCGATGCGCGCTCGGACCTTTACAGCCTTGGCATTACCCTGCTGACGGGCTTTCGGGGCAAGCCGATGGGGGTTGGTGCCTCGCTGATGGAAATTGTCCAGACCAAGATGAAGGCCGTGGATACATCCGACATTCCCGAACCGCTTGGCGGGCTGATCGCGCGGCTTGTCGCCCCGCGCCCAGAAGACAGGTTCCAATCGGCCCTTGCTGTCATACAGGCGTTGCGCAGCGGGGCACCCGCCCCGGATAGTGAAGCAACGGTGATCGCGCCGCGCGTGACCACCACGCCGGGGGCGTATCAGTCGCAAACCGGGCGCGGCGCGGTAAGCCTGCCCGCCGAGCCGACATCGACCGGGCGGAAGGGTGGCGGGCTGAAATGGCTGTTCGTGCTGCTGCTTTTGGGGGCGATTGGCGGTGGCGGCTGGTATTTTGGCCTTGGCCCCGGCAAGGAAATGGTCTTTGGCCCGCAATTCCCCATTGAAGAGAACTGGCAGTTTGAAGCGCGCTTCGCCGGGGGAAATTTGCAGGTGCAGGGTTTTGTGCAAGGCCCGGAGGCGGCGGCAGAACTGCGCAGCGCACTTGGCCTGGCCACGGATGCGGGTGATCTGCAAAACGCCTCGGGCGCGCCGATTTCCGATTGGGAGACACGTCTGGCCGCCCTTGTCGCCGCGGCCCGCCCCCTGCCGGAATGGTCGCTCGCCGTTGACGGGTTGAACGCAAGGATAGAAGGCACTGCACAGGATGATGCGCAATCGGACGCAGTAAGCGCCGGCCTGCGCGCCGCCGCCACATCAGCGGGCATGACCGTGAGCATTGCTTTGCGCAGCGAAAGCCAGCCGCTGGCGCTTGCCGATGTTGAAGCCGCCATAAAGCGCTATGAAACCTGCGGCCCGTTGCGCCCCTCGGGCGGTGATGGCGTGGCGCTGCAGGCCACGGACCGGCTTGCCGTTTCGGGCATTATTGCACGTGAGGGCGATATCGACGTGCTGCGCACGGCGCTGGATGATGTGCTTGACGGGCGCGCGGTTGACTTTAACCTTGCGGTGCTGAACGAGCCGGTCTGTCTGGTCGACAATCTGCTGCCAAGCCGGTCGAGCATTGTTGTAAACCTCGATTTTCTTTACGGAGACCGCGAGGGCGAGGCGCGCGACGGGGTTTACTATCTGGGCGAAAACCCGGTGATCGACGTGACATTGCCCGCCAGCGCCGTGGGCTATCTGACCGCGTTTTACGTGGATCAGGAGGGTCAGGTGTTTCACCTGCTGCCGCATATGGCACGCCCGGAAAACAACCTTGTGCGCCTGGGTGAGATTGATGGCGCGCTGCGCCGCGTGCGCCTGACATGGCCGGTCGCCGAGGCGTCGACATCGCAACTGGGCTTTAACGTGGTCGAGCCGGTGGGCACGAATATGGTTGTGGCCATCGTCAGCGACACGCCCCTGTTCGACCGGCTGCGCCCGCGCGCGGAATCGGTTTCGGCCTTCATGGATGCGTTTCGTGAAAAAGCTGCGTTCTTGCAGCTTGGCACAACGATGGTGACACGGCGTTATCTGGTAACAGACAAGTGA
- a CDS encoding OmpA family protein yields the protein MAKWRLYSVACVAAFSAMTAQSIAQEMTAEDILALLQAQREALAETSTINLGTSRTLEFVTESTPETDAGISVGTEVAGDAQAVAAGDGAAALPEELVLDLTIFFEFDSALLKPESREQVQALCSAIQTAGGEGKYQIIGHTDAAGSVEYNLSLSTARAREVVRYMIDSCGIPADRLEAVGMGEARLKDPANPDGDVNRRVEIQVLL from the coding sequence ATGGCGAAATGGCGACTTTATAGCGTAGCCTGCGTTGCTGCATTTAGCGCGATGACGGCCCAAAGCATTGCCCAGGAAATGACCGCAGAAGATATTCTGGCCCTTCTGCAGGCCCAGCGCGAGGCCTTGGCCGAGACAAGCACAATCAACCTTGGCACATCGCGCACGCTGGAATTTGTAACCGAATCGACCCCTGAAACCGATGCCGGCATTTCGGTTGGCACCGAAGTTGCGGGCGATGCGCAAGCCGTGGCCGCCGGTGATGGCGCCGCAGCCCTGCCCGAAGAGCTGGTGCTTGATTTGACGATTTTCTTCGAGTTTGACTCGGCCCTGCTGAAACCGGAATCGCGCGAGCAGGTTCAGGCCCTGTGCAGCGCAATCCAGACCGCGGGCGGCGAGGGTAAATACCAGATCATCGGCCATACCGATGCGGCCGGATCGGTGGAATACAACCTGTCCTTAAGCACGGCGCGCGCGCGCGAAGTGGTGCGTTATATGATAGACAGCTGCGGCATTCCCGCCGATCGGCTGGAAGCGGTTGGCATGGGCGAGGCGCGCCTGAAAGACCCGGCGAACCCGGACGGTGATGTGAACCGCCGTGTCGAAATTCAGGTTCTGTTGTAA
- a CDS encoding caspase family protein — MFLKRIVLVLLIATAPAGAYAANRVALLIGNSNYDNPDLSLRNPVNDAELLAQSLRDLDFDVTVVTDEDRDGMQAAINDFGAAAEGAEMAVFFYAGHGVQIDGSNYLIGRDFSGNDVDALLAGGLPMGAVRDVLTVAKPEIGIIILDACRNNPFVEAGTVPKGLARSQGGAGLLLAYSTDPGNVAYDGAGNNSVFAEALANNLPTDGLEARLMFGRVRQEVILATRGAQVPWVEEATLGEHYFANPGDTPAVNVASAREMQVWREISVRSDIEPFEAYIADFPDGMFRQFAEDRIRMLQQARLSGSRAGQTSGEILANAEPTRVAAALETLGFLTDTRSLSIVTQNSLTSAFDVYRAQLLNPETATPETLYVDAARMTMFLAATTAQQIRTDIVALSAIDRTLTIARDALRQIEDIAASNPDALPLLQQARADVDAISASQNEVLARLDATRTYYQSLLDNAYENFPDEITYDLMDVQGTSGGLSRLQERLARDAEQFVRHVQGLTPENKGTYAWLIDFLPKT; from the coding sequence ATGTTTTTGAAGCGAATAGTTTTGGTGCTGCTTATCGCAACGGCGCCAGCCGGTGCATATGCCGCAAACCGTGTTGCTTTGCTGATCGGCAATTCCAATTACGACAATCCCGACCTGAGCCTGCGCAACCCGGTCAATGATGCAGAGCTTTTGGCCCAATCGCTGCGCGACCTCGATTTTGATGTCACCGTCGTAACGGATGAAGACCGCGACGGGATGCAGGCCGCCATAAACGATTTTGGCGCTGCCGCTGAAGGGGCCGAAATGGCCGTGTTCTTTTATGCCGGCCACGGTGTGCAGATTGACGGTTCCAACTACCTGATCGGGCGCGATTTTTCGGGCAATGATGTTGATGCCCTTTTGGCCGGGGGGTTGCCAATGGGCGCGGTCCGCGACGTGCTAACCGTTGCCAAACCGGAAATCGGCATTATCATCCTCGATGCCTGTCGCAATAACCCGTTTGTTGAAGCCGGCACGGTGCCCAAGGGGCTGGCGCGCAGCCAGGGCGGCGCGGGGCTGCTTCTTGCCTATTCCACCGATCCGGGCAATGTGGCCTATGACGGGGCGGGCAACAATTCGGTCTTTGCCGAGGCGCTGGCCAACAATCTTCCAACTGACGGGCTTGAAGCACGGCTGATGTTCGGACGGGTCCGCCAGGAGGTGATTCTCGCCACACGCGGCGCACAGGTGCCCTGGGTGGAAGAGGCAACCCTGGGTGAGCATTATTTCGCCAATCCGGGGGACACACCGGCGGTGAATGTCGCATCGGCGCGCGAAATGCAGGTCTGGCGCGAAATTTCGGTGCGCAGCGATATCGAGCCGTTCGAGGCATATATTGCCGATTTTCCCGATGGCATGTTCCGCCAGTTTGCCGAAGATCGTATCCGGATGCTGCAACAGGCACGGCTTTCCGGGTCGCGCGCGGGCCAGACCAGCGGCGAAATTCTGGCCAATGCCGAGCCGACCCGCGTGGCGGCCGCGCTGGAAACCCTTGGCTTTCTGACCGACACGCGCAGCCTGAGCATCGTCACCCAGAACAGCCTGACCAGCGCTTTCGATGTGTATCGCGCCCAGCTTCTGAACCCCGAAACCGCTACGCCGGAAACGCTGTATGTCGATGCGGCGCGCATGACCATGTTTCTGGCCGCGACCACGGCGCAGCAGATCCGCACCGATATTGTGGCGCTGTCAGCCATAGACCGCACATTGACGATTGCGCGCGATGCGCTGCGCCAGATCGAAGATATCGCCGCCAGCAACCCCGATGCCCTGCCGCTGCTGCAACAGGCCCGCGCCGATGTCGATGCCATTTCCGCATCGCAAAACGAGGTGCTGGCCCGGCTCGACGCGACGCGCACCTACTATCAAAGCCTGCTTGACAACGCCTATGAAAACTTCCCCGACGAAATCACCTACGATCTGATGGACGTGCAGGGAACATCGGGCGGCCTGTCCCGGCTTCAGGAAAGACTCGCCCGCGATGCCGAACAATTCGTTCGCCATGTGCAGGGGCTAACCCCAGAAAACAAAGGAACATATGCATGGCTTATCGACTTTCTGCCAAAAACCTGA
- a CDS encoding peptidoglycan-binding domain-containing protein, whose amino-acid sequence MPLLRILCLAFSTLILGVSAYAQSDAPRVVAVLISADADNSRIERLATALQGVNAETKIVAAPSDSEMRALLQSFANIALESDVVIIYIDAPILKLGERGFVATRGLTLPRASALLTRAVPLSAFARAAALAGNGGLVMVGAQDFGGTVPSGATQASAAPGPRNGLAPIVFIPQGAADSAIAALAIALEKPTVELGDMMATLTSINDVTQSQTLPRPVVLRAPPVVSRTQTPAPPAAPPATTQPQTTTAPATAAEAPAPEESAPEAAPENGNTAGLPQVSAEELAAQQTAPAGATPRAVSLEELQAFENNLSRSDKREIQRGLRALGFYRGLIDGLFGRQTKSAIEAYQESIGAEPTGLLTEDQFAAFH is encoded by the coding sequence ATGCCTTTGCTACGTATCCTTTGCCTTGCATTTTCAACCCTGATCCTTGGCGTTTCAGCCTATGCACAAAGCGATGCGCCGCGCGTTGTCGCCGTGCTGATTTCGGCCGATGCCGACAACAGCCGCATCGAACGGCTTGCAACGGCGCTGCAAGGGGTGAATGCCGAAACCAAGATCGTGGCCGCCCCAAGTGATTCTGAAATGCGCGCCCTGTTGCAAAGCTTTGCCAATATTGCGCTCGAATCAGATGTGGTGATTATCTATATCGATGCCCCGATCCTGAAACTGGGCGAGCGCGGCTTTGTGGCCACGCGCGGGCTGACCTTGCCGCGCGCCTCGGCGCTGCTCACCCGTGCCGTGCCGCTTTCGGCCTTTGCACGCGCCGCGGCTTTGGCCGGAAATGGCGGGCTGGTCATGGTGGGCGCACAGGATTTTGGCGGCACTGTTCCCAGCGGTGCCACGCAAGCCAGCGCCGCGCCCGGCCCGCGCAACGGCCTGGCCCCGATTGTGTTCATACCCCAGGGCGCGGCCGATAGCGCCATCGCCGCGCTGGCCATTGCCCTTGAAAAACCCACGGTCGAGCTTGGTGACATGATGGCAACGCTGACCAGCATCAACGATGTCACGCAATCCCAGACCCTGCCGCGCCCGGTCGTGCTGCGCGCACCGCCTGTTGTGAGCCGCACGCAAACCCCGGCCCCGCCCGCAGCACCACCGGCCACCACGCAGCCGCAAACCACGACCGCCCCGGCAACCGCCGCAGAGGCACCCGCTCCAGAGGAATCCGCCCCGGAAGCTGCGCCCGAAAATGGCAATACTGCCGGCCTGCCGCAGGTCAGCGCCGAAGAACTGGCCGCCCAGCAAACCGCGCCCGCCGGTGCAACGCCGCGCGCCGTGTCGCTCGAAGAGCTGCAAGCGTTCGAAAACAACCTGTCGCGCAGCGACAAGCGCGAAATCCAGCGCGGTTTGCGCGCGCTTGGCTTTTATCGCGGGCTGATCGACGGGCTGTTCGGCCGCCAGACCAAAAGCGCCATCGAGGCCTATCAGGAATCTATCGGCGCAGAGCCGACCGGGCTTCTGACCGAAGACCAATTTGCCGCGTTTCATTAG
- a CDS encoding c-type heme family protein: MTTASYFAYVAARKNAIVEIENEIAIIRGNALAVRAYTSTGVAPLLAADNDILFLPHRVPSFSAQTVFAQFQGSFRDYYYKEAALNPTNPDDLAEPWEAELINQLRDNPDLASVSVEREVDGIGPVRVVAFPLKVGAESCLECHSDPALAPAAMVDLYGTENGFGWQLGETIGAQVIYAPLTLADTRAKQLIIVLVATVLGAFSIVIIVINVLLSRIVIRPVTTMSKMAEQVSLGDFSAPDYVKPGKDEISSLSVSFNRMRRSLDSAMKLLDD, encoded by the coding sequence ATGACAACCGCGTCATATTTTGCCTATGTCGCGGCGCGCAAGAATGCGATTGTCGAAATTGAAAACGAGATTGCGATTATTCGCGGCAATGCGCTGGCCGTGCGCGCCTATACCTCGACCGGGGTCGCCCCGCTGCTGGCCGCCGATAACGACATTCTGTTCCTGCCACACCGCGTGCCGTCTTTTTCGGCGCAAACGGTGTTTGCACAGTTCCAGGGCAGCTTTCGCGACTACTACTATAAAGAGGCCGCGCTGAACCCGACCAACCCCGATGACCTGGCCGAGCCCTGGGAGGCCGAGCTGATCAACCAGTTGCGCGACAATCCCGATCTGGCCTCGGTGTCGGTCGAGCGCGAGGTCGACGGAATCGGCCCGGTGCGTGTTGTGGCCTTTCCGCTGAAAGTCGGCGCGGAATCCTGCCTTGAATGCCATTCCGACCCGGCGCTTGCCCCGGCGGCGATGGTCGATCTTTACGGCACCGAAAACGGCTTTGGCTGGCAATTGGGCGAAACCATTGGCGCACAGGTCATCTATGCGCCGCTGACACTGGCCGACACCCGCGCCAAACAGCTGATCATCGTGCTGGTGGCCACCGTGCTTGGGGCATTCTCGATTGTCATCATCGTGATCAACGTGCTGCTTTCACGTATTGTTATTCGTCCTGTGACAACTATGTCCAAAATGGCCGAACAGGTCTCGCTGGGCGATTTCTCTGCACCCGATTACGTCAAGCCGGGCAAGGATGAAATTTCCTCGTTGTCTGTGTCGTTCAACCGGATGCGACGCTCGCTTGATTCGGCCATGAAATTGCTGGACGACTAA
- a CDS encoding serine/threonine-protein kinase, whose amino-acid sequence MPAEQPQSVGKYRVDSVLGEGAMGVVYKGHDPDIDRTVAIKTLHAHLMSDSERAAWLERFAREARAAGRVLHGNLVTIFDYLEQDAQPYLVMEFIESETVGDRLRRPPLPPLGEAQSIMVQMLAGLDAIHGAGIIHRDVKPANALLLPDGRLKIADFGVARVESLGATYGGMIGTPDYMSPEQFAGQQVDARADLFAAGVIFFELLTGRKPFQASGLGELSQKVMSGNALALLDIAPELPQSLDDIMRRALAVEPAARFATARDFAAAINAAMRTLDAQAMESMERTIVAAPRSAAPAAPMSQTMADLMPRSAMEKIERLLAEQIGPIAKHLMRKVSSSTSSTDQLVDKLSAEITPEQREKFRNAVKAMLGGSQTQGGLGLDEATLDAMTQYLLPHLGPIAKVLVRRTAKTCRNRAELCESLAGHIDSDSARRAFLSEMG is encoded by the coding sequence ATGCCTGCGGAACAGCCGCAAAGTGTCGGGAAATACCGTGTCGATTCGGTATTGGGCGAAGGTGCAATGGGCGTGGTCTATAAGGGCCATGACCCGGATATCGACCGCACCGTGGCCATCAAGACCCTTCATGCGCATCTGATGAGCGATAGCGAGCGCGCCGCCTGGCTGGAACGGTTCGCGCGCGAGGCGCGCGCCGCCGGGCGCGTGCTGCACGGCAATCTTGTCACGATTTTTGATTATCTGGAGCAGGATGCGCAGCCCTATCTGGTGATGGAATTCATCGAAAGCGAAACCGTGGGCGACCGCCTTCGCCGCCCGCCCCTGCCGCCGCTTGGTGAAGCGCAGTCGATCATGGTGCAGATGCTGGCCGGGCTCGATGCGATCCACGGTGCTGGCATCATCCACCGCGATGTGAAGCCCGCCAATGCGCTGCTTTTGCCCGATGGCCGCCTGAAAATTGCCGATTTCGGTGTGGCGCGGGTCGAATCGCTTGGGGCGACCTATGGCGGCATGATCGGCACGCCCGATTACATGTCGCCCGAACAATTCGCCGGCCAGCAGGTTGATGCGCGGGCCGATCTGTTTGCAGCGGGCGTGATTTTCTTCGAGCTTCTGACCGGGCGCAAGCCGTTTCAGGCCTCGGGGCTTGGCGAGCTGAGCCAGAAGGTCATGTCGGGCAATGCGCTGGCTTTGCTCGACATTGCACCGGAGCTGCCGCAAAGCCTCGATGACATCATGCGCCGCGCGCTGGCGGTGGAGCCCGCCGCACGTTTTGCCACGGCGCGCGATTTCGCCGCCGCGATCAACGCAGCCATGCGCACGCTCGACGCGCAGGCAATGGAATCGATGGAGCGCACGATTGTGGCCGCCCCGCGCAGTGCCGCACCCGCCGCGCCAATGTCACAGACAATGGCCGATCTGATGCCGCGCTCGGCGATGGAAAAGATCGAGCGGCTTTTGGCCGAACAGATCGGCCCGATTGCCAAGCATCTGATGCGCAAGGTTTCCTCCAGCACTTCGTCCACCGACCAGTTGGTTGACAAGCTTTCGGCCGAGATCACCCCCGAGCAGCGCGAAAAGTTCCGCAATGCGGTAAAGGCGATGCTTGGCGGGTCGCAAACCCAGGGCGGGCTGGGGCTGGATGAGGCCACGCTTGATGCGATGACCCAATATCTGCTGCCGCATCTGGGGCCTATTGCCAAGGTGCTGGTGCGCCGCACGGCCAAGACCTGCCGCAACCGCGCCGAGCTGTGCGAAAGCCTTGCCGGGCATATCGACAGCGACAGCGCGCGCCGCGCATTTCTCAGCGAAATGGGCTAG
- a CDS encoding M15 family metallopeptidase has translation MRWALVLIALAIVTAPAGWFGAYYLLGRDTATRADLEQVSTALRDLTIDFNNLRQQVEMLEQRGVGGDETITFSDAPVASDSLQDSFAQVVLIADRREVNEGMSTASPSYLTSLFGPPRTDLTQDCQTMTNPVLSGMLRTENVGPINVQMLEPAIISLRQVFKNVEIFEPELYARIRSAGSLCVRLIRGSDSSVSTHSFGLSLDLNIDGVTDTLGDDRTQLGLILLSEFFQREGWYWGAGFGREDSMHFEVSREKVEQWRRLGLLPDEAAVAAIMSGAAPAPQ, from the coding sequence ATGCGTTGGGCACTGGTTTTGATTGCGCTTGCAATAGTTACGGCACCTGCCGGGTGGTTTGGTGCCTATTATTTGCTGGGCCGCGATACCGCCACACGCGCCGATCTCGAGCAGGTTTCAACGGCACTGCGTGATTTGACGATCGATTTCAACAATTTGCGCCAGCAGGTTGAAATGCTCGAACAGCGCGGCGTTGGCGGGGATGAGACCATCACCTTTTCGGATGCGCCCGTCGCATCGGACAGTTTGCAAGACTCCTTTGCGCAAGTCGTGCTGATCGCCGACCGTCGCGAGGTGAACGAGGGGATGTCGACCGCATCGCCAAGCTATCTGACCAGCCTGTTCGGTCCACCCCGCACCGATCTGACGCAAGATTGCCAGACCATGACCAACCCGGTTCTGTCCGGCATGTTGCGCACCGAAAATGTGGGGCCGATCAATGTGCAGATGCTGGAACCGGCCATCATCTCACTGCGGCAGGTGTTCAAGAATGTCGAAATTTTCGAACCCGAGCTTTATGCGCGCATCCGTTCTGCCGGCAGCCTGTGCGTGCGGCTTATCCGTGGCTCGGACAGTTCGGTATCCACCCATAGTTTCGGGCTGTCGCTCGACCTCAATATCGACGGTGTGACCGATACTTTGGGCGATGACCGCACCCAATTGGGCCTGATTCTGCTGTCGGAGTTCTTCCAGCGCGAGGGCTGGTATTGGGGGGCGGGCTTTGGCCGCGAAGATTCGATGCATTTCGAGGTTTCGCGCGAAAAGGTCGAGCAATGGCGCCGCCTTGGCCTGTTGCCCGATGAGGCTGCGGTGGCGGCGATCATGTCAGGGGCCGCGCCCGCGCCCCAGTAA